The following are encoded together in the Ovis aries strain OAR_USU_Benz2616 breed Rambouillet chromosome X, ARS-UI_Ramb_v3.0, whole genome shotgun sequence genome:
- the HPRT1 gene encoding hypoxanthine-guanine phosphoribosyltransferase codes for MAARSPSVVISDDEPGYDLDLFCIPNHYAEDLEKVFIPHGLIMDRTERLARDVMKEMGGHHIVALCVLKGGYKFFADLLDYIKALNRNSDRSIPMTVDFIRLKSYCNDQSTGDIKVIGGDDLSTLTGKNVLIVEDIIDTGKTMQTLLSLVKKHKPKMVKVASLLVKRTPRSVGYRPDFVGFEIPDKFVVGYALDYNEYFRDLNHVCVISETGKAKYKA; via the exons ATGGCGGCCCGCAGCCCCAGCGTGGTG attagcGATGATGAACCAGGTTATGACCTAGATTTATTTTGTATACCCAATCATTATGCTGAGGATTTGGAGAAGGTGTTCATTCCTCATGGACTAATTATGGACAG GACCGAACGACTGGCTCGAGATGTGATGAAGGAGATGGGTGGCCATCACATTGTGGCCCTCTGTGTGCTCAAGGGGGGCTATAAGTTCTTTGCCGACCTGTTGGATTACATCAAAGCACTGaacagaaatagtgacagatcCATTCCTATGACTGTAGATTTTATCAGACTGAAGAGCTACTGT aacgACCAGTCAACAGGTGACATAAAAGTAATTGGTGGAGATGATCTCTCAACTTTAACTGGAAAG aATGTCTTGATTGTCGAA gatATAATTGACACTGGGAAGACAATGCAGACTTTGCTTTCCTTGGTCAAGAAGCATAAACCAAAGATGGTCAAGGTTGCGAG CTTGCTGGTGAAAAGGACCCCTCGAAGTGTTGGATATAGACCAGACT TTGTTGGATTTGAAATTCCAGACAAGTTTGTTGTGGGATATGCCCTTGACTATAATGAATACTTCAGGGACTTGAAT cacGTGTGTGTCATTAGCGAAACtggaaaagcaaaatacaaagcCTAA